The following are from one region of the Hydrogenophaga sp. BPS33 genome:
- a CDS encoding site-2 protease family protein, with translation MDFALIVQTVAIYAIPVLFAITLHEAAHGYAAKRFGDNTAEMLGRITLNPLKHIDPLGTIAMPLLLYFATSGAFLFGYAKPVPVNFGRLRNPKRDMVWVALAGPGSNFLQAIAWTVLLYVLVALGVEEEFFLRMCRAGMLVNLVMFAFNLFPLPPLDGGRILVGLLPWKQAELVSRVEPWGFFIVMALVITGVVGTLWLRPLMMLSGNAIELLLSPLRMLLF, from the coding sequence ATGGATTTCGCCCTCATCGTTCAAACCGTCGCCATCTACGCCATTCCGGTGCTGTTCGCCATCACGCTGCACGAGGCGGCGCACGGCTATGCCGCGAAGCGGTTTGGCGACAACACCGCCGAGATGCTGGGGCGCATCACGCTCAACCCGCTCAAGCACATCGACCCCCTGGGCACGATCGCGATGCCGCTGCTGCTCTACTTCGCCACGTCGGGCGCCTTCCTGTTCGGCTACGCCAAACCCGTCCCGGTGAACTTCGGGCGCCTGCGCAACCCCAAGCGCGACATGGTCTGGGTCGCATTGGCCGGCCCGGGTTCCAACTTCCTGCAGGCCATCGCCTGGACCGTGTTGCTGTACGTGCTGGTGGCGCTCGGCGTGGAAGAAGAGTTCTTCCTGCGCATGTGCCGCGCCGGCATGCTGGTCAACCTCGTCATGTTCGCCTTCAACCTGTTCCCTCTGCCCCCGCTGGACGGTGGCCGCATTCTGGTTGGCCTGCTGCCCTGGAAACAGGCCGAGCTGGTCTCTCGCGTGGAACCCTGGGGCTTTTTCATCGTCATGGCCCTGGTCATCACCGGCGTGGTCGGCACACTCTGGCTGCGCCCGCTCATGATGCTCTCCGGCAATGCCATCGAGCTGCTGCTCTCCCCTCTTCGCATGCTGCTGTTCTGA
- a CDS encoding L-threonylcarbamoyladenylate synthase: MSQFFDVHPENPQPRLLKQAVQLLERGGVLAVPTDSSYALVCHLDDKAAADQLRRIRQLDDKQHLSLLCRDLSELASYAKVDNRQYRLLKLATPGPYAFILEASKEVPRRLSHPSRKTIGLRVPEHKTLQALLEVHNAPLLATTLILPGETDPLNDAHDIRERLEHELAGVIGAGACALEPTTVIDLTPMGTGGEPEVLRAGRGDLARLGL; this comes from the coding sequence ATGTCCCAGTTCTTTGACGTTCACCCCGAGAACCCGCAGCCCCGCCTGCTCAAGCAAGCCGTGCAGTTGCTGGAGCGCGGCGGCGTGTTGGCCGTGCCCACCGACTCCAGCTACGCCCTGGTCTGCCATCTCGACGACAAGGCCGCTGCCGACCAACTGCGCCGCATCCGCCAGCTCGACGACAAGCAACACCTGTCCCTGCTGTGCCGCGACCTGAGCGAACTCGCCAGCTACGCCAAGGTGGACAACCGGCAGTACCGCCTGCTCAAGCTCGCCACGCCAGGCCCGTACGCCTTCATCCTCGAAGCCAGCAAGGAAGTGCCGCGCCGCTTGAGCCACCCCTCGCGCAAAACCATCGGCCTGCGTGTGCCCGAGCACAAGACGCTGCAAGCGCTGCTGGAGGTCCACAACGCGCCGCTGCTGGCCACCACGCTGATCCTGCCGGGTGAAACCGATCCACTGAACGACGCGCACGACATCCGCGAGCGCCTGGAGCACGAACTGGCCGGCGTCATCGGTGCCGGCGCCTGCGCGCTGGAACCCACCACCGTGATCGACCTTACCCCCATGGGGACCGGTGGGGAACCAGAGGTGCTGCGCGCCGGGCGCGGCGACCTTGCACGCCTGGGCCTCTGA
- a CDS encoding DMT family transporter: MAGPAHYKPAQAALGIGFLVVATACFAVLDTTVKYVGAFVPVLLAVWFRYAFHAVVVTAIMLPLRGRSLVRTAHPRFQLLRGLLLLTVSALSFVALQYMPVGEFTAIVMITPLVVTLLAALFLRERVTALRWVLVAGGFTGALMVVRPGGDLIGWASLLPLVMVFTYAWFQILTSKMARTEDPMTMHFYTGWVGALAASLVLPLVWQSSPDATTFALLCLVGCMGTVGHFLLILAFARTPASTLTPYLYGQIGFAMFCGWLVFGHVPGQLELLGIALIVLCGASASWITARDQRLPVEQPEA, from the coding sequence ATGGCCGGCCCGGCACACTACAAGCCCGCGCAAGCCGCGCTGGGCATTGGCTTCCTGGTGGTCGCCACCGCCTGCTTTGCAGTGCTCGACACCACGGTGAAATACGTCGGCGCGTTCGTGCCGGTGCTGTTGGCCGTGTGGTTCCGCTACGCCTTCCACGCCGTGGTGGTCACCGCCATCATGCTGCCCTTGCGCGGGCGCAGCCTGGTGCGCACGGCGCACCCCCGCTTCCAGCTGTTGCGCGGCCTGCTGTTGCTGACGGTCAGCGCGCTGTCGTTCGTGGCGCTGCAGTACATGCCGGTGGGCGAATTCACCGCCATCGTGATGATCACGCCCTTGGTCGTTACCTTGCTGGCCGCCCTTTTCCTGCGCGAGCGCGTGACGGCGCTGCGCTGGGTGCTGGTGGCCGGGGGGTTCACGGGCGCCTTGATGGTCGTGCGCCCGGGTGGCGACCTGATCGGCTGGGCCAGCCTGCTGCCGCTGGTGATGGTGTTCACCTACGCCTGGTTTCAGATTCTCACCAGCAAGATGGCCCGCACCGAAGACCCGATGACCATGCACTTCTACACCGGCTGGGTGGGCGCGCTGGCGGCCAGCCTGGTGCTGCCGCTGGTGTGGCAGTCCAGTCCCGACGCCACCACCTTCGCGCTGCTGTGCCTGGTCGGGTGCATGGGCACGGTAGGTCACTTCCTGCTGATCCTGGCGTTCGCGCGTACGCCAGCGTCCACCCTGACCCCCTATCTCTATGGCCAGATCGGATTCGCCATGTTCTGCGGCTGGCTGGTGTTTGGCCATGTGCCCGGGCAGCTCGAACTGCTCGGCATCGCGCTGATCGTGTTGTGCGGTGCCAGCGCCAGTTGGATCACCGCGCGCGACCAACGCCTGCCGGTGGAACAGCCCGAGGCCTGA
- a CDS encoding 3',5'-nucleoside bisphosphate phosphatase encodes MNSLTNADLHCHSVISDGTLTPEVLAQRAKANGVELWALTDHDELGGQDRAIAAARALELPYLTGTEISVTFAGITVHIVGLGMDHKNPALLSGLHNTRNGREQRAREMSDDLARVGIPGVYEGALKYVGNPELISRSHFARYLVEIGVCKEISEVFRKYITEGKPGFVPHRWATLGHAVSWITQSGGVAVVAHPGRYKLTPNEEFALFTEFKAHGGQGVEVMTGAHGQADYVKYAGYCKEFDLVASRGSDFHSPEESHTDLGQLPDLPGTVTPVWDLLRSRILQ; translated from the coding sequence GTGAACAGCCTGACCAACGCCGACCTGCACTGCCATTCCGTCATCTCGGACGGCACGCTCACGCCCGAGGTGCTTGCCCAACGCGCCAAGGCCAACGGCGTCGAACTCTGGGCCCTCACCGATCACGACGAACTCGGTGGCCAGGACCGGGCGATCGCCGCCGCGCGCGCGCTCGAGCTGCCCTACCTCACCGGTACCGAAATCTCCGTCACCTTTGCCGGCATCACGGTGCACATCGTCGGCCTGGGCATGGACCACAAAAACCCGGCGCTGTTGAGCGGCCTGCACAACACGCGCAACGGCCGCGAACAACGCGCCCGCGAAATGAGCGACGACCTGGCGCGCGTGGGCATCCCGGGCGTGTACGAAGGCGCGCTGAAGTACGTGGGCAACCCCGAACTCATCTCGCGCTCGCACTTCGCGCGCTACTTGGTCGAGATCGGTGTGTGCAAGGAAATCAGCGAGGTGTTTCGCAAGTACATCACCGAAGGCAAGCCCGGCTTCGTGCCACACCGCTGGGCCACGCTGGGCCATGCGGTGAGCTGGATCACGCAATCCGGCGGCGTGGCGGTGGTCGCCCACCCCGGCCGCTACAAGCTCACACCCAATGAAGAGTTTGCGCTGTTCACCGAGTTCAAGGCCCACGGCGGCCAGGGCGTGGAAGTGATGACCGGGGCCCATGGTCAGGCCGACTACGTCAAGTACGCGGGCTATTGCAAGGAATTCGACCTCGTGGCCTCGCGCGGCAGCGACTTCCACAGCCCCGAAGAAAGCCACACCGATCTGGGCCAGTTGCCCGATCTGCCCGGCACCGTCACACCCGTGTGGGACCTGTTGCGCTCGCGCATCCTGCAGTGA
- the ppc gene encoding phosphoenolpyruvate carboxylase, translating into MPRTSARSATTSSKTRPAERADKDQPLIDDIRLLGRILGDVIREQEGQAAFELIEQIRRLSVAFRRHADESADKALKKLLKGLSGDQAVSVIRAFTYFSHLANLAEDRHHIRRRAVHERAGNLQDGSLARTLQHLREAGVAPAEVVRTLARSHISPVLTAHPTEVQRKSILDAERAIARLLGERDDPQRLPRERADIEAQIRARVTQLWQTRLLRFTKLTVADEIENALSYYEATFLTQIPRLYRELEDGLGHSGDGAAIAPFLRMGQWIGGDRDGNPNVTAQTLELALHSQAEMVLRHHLTQLHHLGAELSVSAMLNSVSPEMQALAERSPDTNAHRQDEPYRRALTGMYARLAATLKHLTGGEAARHAVAPQDPYLSASELLNDLRTIESSLKAHHGEALARARLLPLMRAVQVFGFHLATVDLRQSSDKHEEVVAELLAEARIEPRYSQLDEAGKQAVLLRQLNDARPLRVPGVAYSPHTQGELAIFETARLGRQRFGAQAIRHAIISHTETVSDLLEVLLLQKEAGLVHGTLDDGAVCDLIVVPLFETIEDLRNAAPIMRDYYALPGLRAMVQRGAADGYCEQDIMLGYSDSNKDGGIFTSNWELYRAETALVELFDSLNQGMESPIQMRMFHGRGGTVGRGGGPSYQAILAQPPGTVRGQIRLTEQGEVIGSKYANPEIGRRNLETLVAATLEATLLQPTRNAPKSFLAAADELSRESMAAYRALVYDTPRFTEYFFAATPIREIAELNIGSRPASRKASQKIEDLRAIPWGFSWGQCRLTLPGWYGFGSAVHTFLHRDGPKGVAAQKALLQKMVKQWPFFSTLLSNMDMVLAKSDLALASRYAELVPDKRLRGQVFKAIEAEWQRTAAALALITGEKQRLVNNAALQRSMRHRFPYIDPLHHLQVELVRRYRAGENKADRDERVRRGIHISINGIAAGLRNTG; encoded by the coding sequence ATGCCGCGAACGTCCGCCCGCTCCGCCACCACTTCGAGCAAAACCCGACCCGCCGAGCGGGCCGACAAAGACCAGCCCCTCATCGACGACATCCGGCTGCTCGGCCGCATTCTGGGCGACGTGATCCGTGAGCAAGAGGGCCAGGCCGCGTTTGAATTGATCGAACAGATCCGCCGGCTCTCGGTGGCCTTTCGCCGCCATGCCGACGAGTCCGCCGACAAGGCCTTGAAGAAGCTGCTCAAGGGCCTGAGCGGCGACCAGGCGGTGAGCGTGATCCGCGCCTTCACCTATTTCAGCCACCTGGCCAATCTGGCCGAAGACCGCCACCACATCCGCCGCCGCGCCGTGCACGAGCGCGCGGGCAACCTGCAGGACGGTAGCCTGGCGCGCACGCTGCAGCACCTGCGCGAGGCCGGTGTGGCGCCCGCCGAGGTGGTGCGCACGCTGGCGCGCAGCCACATCTCGCCGGTGCTCACCGCGCACCCCACCGAAGTGCAGCGCAAAAGCATTCTGGATGCCGAGCGCGCGATCGCGCGCCTGCTGGGAGAACGCGACGATCCACAACGCCTGCCGCGCGAGCGCGCCGACATCGAGGCCCAGATCCGCGCCCGCGTCACGCAGCTCTGGCAGACGCGCCTGCTGCGCTTTACCAAACTCACCGTGGCCGATGAAATCGAGAACGCGCTGAGCTACTACGAAGCGACCTTCCTCACGCAGATTCCGCGCCTCTACCGCGAACTCGAGGATGGACTGGGCCACAGCGGCGACGGCGCGGCGATCGCGCCCTTCCTGCGCATGGGCCAATGGATCGGCGGTGACCGCGACGGCAACCCCAACGTGACGGCGCAGACCCTCGAACTCGCGCTGCACAGCCAGGCCGAGATGGTGCTGCGCCACCACCTCACGCAATTGCACCACCTGGGCGCGGAGTTGTCGGTCTCGGCCATGCTCAACAGCGTCAGCCCCGAGATGCAGGCCCTGGCCGAACGTTCGCCCGACACCAACGCGCACCGGCAGGACGAGCCCTACCGCCGCGCCCTCACCGGCATGTACGCCCGCCTCGCGGCCACGCTCAAACACCTCACCGGCGGCGAAGCGGCGCGCCACGCTGTGGCACCGCAAGACCCCTACCTCAGCGCCAGCGAATTGCTCAACGACTTGCGCACCATCGAGTCCTCCCTCAAGGCCCACCATGGCGAAGCCCTGGCGCGCGCGCGCCTGCTGCCGCTGATGCGCGCGGTTCAGGTGTTCGGCTTTCACCTGGCCACGGTCGATCTGCGGCAAAGCTCGGACAAGCACGAAGAGGTGGTGGCCGAGCTGCTGGCCGAGGCACGCATCGAGCCGCGGTACAGCCAACTCGACGAGGCCGGCAAGCAGGCCGTGCTGCTGCGGCAGTTGAACGACGCGCGGCCCCTGCGCGTACCCGGCGTCGCCTACTCCCCTCACACGCAGGGCGAGCTGGCCATCTTCGAGACCGCTCGCCTGGGGCGCCAACGCTTTGGCGCCCAGGCCATCCGCCACGCCATCATCAGCCACACCGAAACGGTAAGCGACCTGCTCGAAGTGCTGCTGCTGCAAAAGGAAGCCGGCCTGGTGCACGGCACACTGGACGATGGCGCGGTGTGCGACCTGATCGTGGTGCCGCTGTTCGAGACCATCGAAGACCTGCGCAATGCCGCGCCCATCATGCGCGACTACTACGCCCTGCCCGGCCTGCGGGCCATGGTGCAGCGGGGCGCGGCCGACGGCTACTGCGAGCAGGACATCATGCTCGGCTACTCCGACAGCAACAAGGACGGCGGCATCTTCACCAGCAACTGGGAGCTGTACCGCGCGGAGACCGCCCTGGTGGAGCTGTTCGACAGCCTGAACCAGGGCATGGAAAGCCCGATCCAGATGCGCATGTTCCACGGCCGCGGCGGCACGGTGGGCCGCGGCGGCGGTCCGAGCTACCAGGCCATCCTGGCGCAACCCCCGGGCACCGTGCGTGGCCAGATCCGCCTGACCGAACAGGGCGAGGTGATCGGCTCGAAGTACGCCAACCCCGAGATCGGTCGGCGCAACCTGGAAACCCTGGTCGCCGCCACGCTCGAGGCCACGCTGCTGCAACCCACGCGCAACGCGCCGAAGAGCTTCCTCGCGGCGGCGGACGAGCTCTCACGCGAGAGCATGGCGGCCTACCGCGCGCTGGTCTACGACACCCCCCGCTTCACCGAGTACTTCTTCGCCGCCACGCCCATCCGCGAAATCGCCGAACTCAACATCGGCTCGCGCCCGGCCTCGCGCAAAGCTTCGCAAAAAATCGAAGACCTGCGTGCCATTCCCTGGGGCTTCAGCTGGGGCCAGTGCCGGCTCACGCTGCCGGGTTGGTACGGCTTTGGCTCGGCGGTCCACACCTTCCTGCACCGCGACGGTCCCAAGGGTGTTGCTGCGCAAAAGGCCCTCCTGCAGAAGATGGTCAAGCAGTGGCCGTTCTTCAGCACCCTGCTGTCCAACATGGACATGGTGCTGGCCAAGAGCGATCTGGCACTGGCCTCGCGTTATGCCGAGCTGGTGCCCGACAAGCGCTTGCGCGGCCAGGTGTTCAAGGCCATTGAGGCCGAATGGCAGCGCACGGCCGCAGCGCTTGCGCTCATCACCGGCGAAAAACAGCGGCTGGTAAACAACGCCGCGCTGCAGCGCTCCATGCGCCACCGCTTCCCGTATATCGACCCCTTGCATCATCTGCAAGTCGAGCTGGTCCGTCGCTACCGGGCGGGCGAGAACAAGGCCGACCGCGACGAACGCGTGCGCCGAGGCATCCACATCTCCATCAACGGCATCGCCGCTGGTCTGAGAAATACGGGGTAA
- the hemC gene encoding hydroxymethylbilane synthase yields MSPSPLALNITIATRESRLALWQANHVKALLEGRGHRVTLLGMTTLGDQILDRSLSKVGGKGLFVKELELALEDGRADIAVHSLKDVPMDLPAGFALACVMEREDPRDAWVSPHCTGLADLPPNAVVGTSSLRRQVLLRAALQALHRDDVRIEPLRGNLDTRLRKLDEGQYHAIVLAAAGLKRLGLEPRIRHIFEAAESLPAAGQGALGIEVRADRTDLLEALAPLAHQPTWLRVAAERTVSRAMGGSCSMPLAAFADWTPDGDLTLDTAWGDTDGVHALVRANGRAAVRTLAEAEALGQRVSAALRAAGAVPHAPLAEG; encoded by the coding sequence ATGTCCCCTTCTCCCCTCGCCCTGAACATCACCATCGCCACGCGCGAGAGCCGCTTGGCGCTGTGGCAGGCCAACCATGTCAAGGCCTTGCTCGAAGGCCGGGGGCACCGTGTCACGCTGCTGGGCATGACGACGCTGGGCGATCAGATCCTGGACCGCAGTCTCTCCAAGGTGGGTGGCAAGGGGCTGTTCGTCAAAGAGTTGGAACTGGCGCTGGAAGACGGTCGCGCCGACATCGCCGTGCATTCGCTCAAGGACGTGCCGATGGACCTGCCTGCGGGCTTTGCCCTGGCGTGCGTGATGGAGCGCGAAGACCCGCGCGATGCCTGGGTGTCGCCGCACTGCACCGGTCTGGCCGACCTGCCGCCCAACGCCGTCGTGGGCACCTCCAGCCTGCGCCGCCAGGTGCTGCTGCGCGCCGCCCTGCAAGCATTGCACCGCGACGACGTGCGCATCGAACCCTTGCGCGGCAACCTCGACACCCGATTGCGCAAGCTCGACGAAGGCCAGTACCACGCCATCGTGCTGGCCGCCGCGGGCCTCAAGCGCCTGGGCCTGGAGCCGCGCATCCGCCACATCTTCGAAGCGGCGGAATCGCTGCCGGCCGCGGGGCAGGGCGCGTTGGGCATCGAGGTCCGTGCCGACCGCACCGATCTGCTGGAGGCCCTCGCGCCACTGGCGCACCAGCCCACCTGGCTGCGCGTGGCGGCCGAGCGCACGGTGTCGCGCGCCATGGGGGGCAGTTGCTCGATGCCCTTGGCCGCGTTCGCCGATTGGACGCCGGATGGCGACCTCACGCTCGACACCGCCTGGGGCGACACGGATGGGGTGCACGCCCTGGTGCGTGCCAACGGCCGGGCCGCGGTTCGCACATTGGCCGAGGCCGAAGCCCTCGGCCAGCGCGTGAGCGCAGCGCTGCGCGCCGCAGGTGCGGTGCCGCATGCACCACTGGCGGAGGGCTGA
- a CDS encoding uroporphyrinogen-III synthase: MTPLTQLVVTRPEPEAQAWVQALRAEGWPACARPLIEIAAPQSAEDLATLQHWRRHWMQADAMLFVSSAAVQHFFAHGVAPALASTRTRFWAPGPGTARRLAQALALLDMPESRIDAPAAHAAQYDSEHLWPLVSSQVVPGSLVLIVRGTSSHGAPPDAITHDPAPVAGRGRQWLIEQCVAAGATVRGCVAYARGAPPFSAEDQAWIQAATGEGHVWLFSSSEALHALEALRPPLEWSKAGALATHPRIAAAAQRVGFGRVVQTRPTVADVVRALESGWTRP; the protein is encoded by the coding sequence ATGACCCCTCTGACGCAACTCGTGGTCACGCGGCCCGAACCCGAGGCGCAGGCGTGGGTACAGGCCTTGCGCGCCGAGGGATGGCCGGCCTGTGCGCGACCTCTCATCGAGATCGCCGCGCCGCAGTCGGCCGAGGACCTGGCCACGCTGCAGCACTGGCGCCGCCATTGGATGCAAGCCGACGCCATGCTGTTCGTCAGCTCGGCGGCAGTACAGCACTTCTTCGCGCATGGCGTGGCACCCGCATTGGCCTCCACCCGCACACGGTTCTGGGCGCCTGGTCCTGGCACGGCGCGTCGCCTGGCGCAGGCCCTGGCGCTGTTGGACATGCCCGAGAGCCGGATCGACGCGCCCGCCGCCCATGCGGCGCAATACGATTCCGAACACCTGTGGCCCCTGGTGTCGTCCCAGGTGGTGCCGGGCAGCCTGGTGCTGATCGTGCGCGGCACGTCTTCGCACGGCGCACCACCCGACGCCATCACCCATGACCCTGCCCCGGTGGCGGGTCGCGGCCGCCAGTGGCTCATCGAACAATGCGTCGCTGCGGGCGCGACCGTGAGAGGCTGCGTGGCCTATGCACGCGGCGCTCCGCCGTTCTCGGCCGAGGACCAAGCCTGGATACAGGCTGCCACGGGCGAAGGCCATGTGTGGTTGTTCAGCAGTTCGGAAGCCCTGCACGCCTTGGAGGCGCTGCGTCCACCCCTGGAATGGTCGAAGGCGGGTGCGCTCGCCACGCATCCCCGCATCGCCGCTGCGGCACAGCGGGTGGGGTTTGGCCGCGTGGTGCAAACCCGTCCCACCGTGGCCGACGTGGTGCGCGCTCTAGAATCGGGTTGGACCCGACCATGA
- a CDS encoding uroporphyrinogen-III C-methyltransferase, with translation MSTDTSDLTPPAVPAAAPATPPAPPVRRAGMGFTWLALLIAAIALLITGLLWQRLSFTQQELARRSQDTMAQTVEARTLAAQAEALTQELQARLAVAELRLSEVSLQRSQLEELMLSLSRSRDDNLVQDLESALRLAQQQAQLTGSAQPLVSALQAADRRIARAAQPRLNPVQRAIGRDIQRIQGLALTDIPALVLQLDELARQVDDWPLLNQVGQPVPAASAKAAAAKARKGVVAAKPVPEADSVEPASEGPTPMGGWDQSWNNVANWWSSAWERIWSDLTRSGRELVRVSRIDRPEAILIAPDQALFMRENLKLKLLNARLGLLARHMQASQADLLAVETALARYFDTGAPRVTAAQAAVARLRKDLVDSDLPRPEETLTALAAAAGGR, from the coding sequence ATGAGCACCGACACCTCCGATCTCACTCCCCCTGCCGTGCCGGCAGCAGCGCCCGCCACACCGCCCGCGCCGCCCGTGCGCCGTGCGGGCATGGGCTTTACCTGGTTGGCGCTGCTCATCGCGGCGATCGCGCTGCTGATCACCGGCCTGCTGTGGCAGCGGCTCAGCTTCACACAGCAGGAGTTGGCGCGCCGCAGCCAGGACACCATGGCACAGACGGTGGAAGCGCGCACGCTGGCGGCGCAGGCCGAAGCCCTCACGCAGGAGTTGCAGGCGCGCCTCGCGGTGGCCGAGCTGCGCCTGTCCGAAGTCAGCCTGCAGCGCAGCCAGCTCGAAGAGCTCATGCTCTCGCTCTCGCGGTCGCGCGACGACAACCTGGTGCAGGACCTGGAATCCGCCTTGCGGCTGGCGCAGCAGCAGGCGCAGCTTACCGGCAGCGCGCAGCCGCTGGTGTCTGCCTTGCAGGCGGCCGACCGGCGCATCGCGCGCGCCGCGCAGCCGCGCCTGAACCCGGTCCAGCGGGCCATCGGGCGCGACATCCAACGCATCCAGGGCCTGGCGTTGACCGACATTCCCGCGCTGGTGCTGCAACTCGATGAATTGGCCCGCCAGGTCGACGATTGGCCCTTGCTCAACCAGGTGGGTCAGCCGGTGCCTGCAGCCTCCGCCAAGGCAGCGGCGGCCAAGGCACGCAAGGGTGTCGTGGCCGCGAAACCTGTGCCCGAAGCGGATTCCGTCGAACCGGCGTCCGAAGGCCCAACGCCCATGGGCGGTTGGGACCAGAGTTGGAACAACGTGGCGAACTGGTGGTCGTCGGCGTGGGAGCGCATCTGGAGCGACCTCACGCGCAGTGGCCGCGAACTGGTGCGCGTGAGCCGCATCGACCGGCCCGAAGCGATCCTGATCGCGCCCGATCAGGCCCTGTTCATGCGCGAGAACCTCAAACTCAAACTGCTCAACGCGCGCCTGGGCCTGCTGGCGCGCCACATGCAGGCCAGCCAGGCCGATCTGCTGGCCGTGGAGACCGCCCTGGCCCGCTACTTCGACACCGGCGCACCGCGGGTCACGGCCGCCCAGGCCGCGGTGGCGCGCCTGCGCAAAGACCTTGTCGACAGCGATCTGCCCAGGCCGGAGGAGACCCTCACGGCACTGGCCGCAGCCGCTGGAGGGCGCTGA
- a CDS encoding heme biosynthesis HemY N-terminal domain-containing protein translates to MSARFGGAMRSVFWLLALAALAVALALLVGHNESTLTLFWPPYRFDVSFNFVVFCLIVGFVVLHAALRALSLLRDLPAQAQRWRNLQIERSVVAMVMDALSLQLAGRFVRAQASAQQALDQLKSVPSGQWPRRDQLQLLAHLLLAESAQSLQNRERRDENLQAALNPRLSKYAPEAHEGALLRAVRWSVEDRDADAARARLADLPQGASRRIQALRLKLRIARMGGATTEALETARLLAKHRAFSPEASRSIVRGLALDALREAHDLAQLVGVWNGLDEAERAMPDLSLAAARRANQLAVNESEHAQAHAHVRAWLEPLWDGLTQLEPAQQRWLVLAAEPGLVEIDAAGLARLEHLQRQAPQNGFLQYLTGQACMQRQLWGKASQMLTMASHSLSDPALLRRTWRGLALLAEEREDPAAAQAAWKRAALLD, encoded by the coding sequence ATGTCCGCCCGATTTGGTGGCGCCATGCGCAGCGTGTTCTGGTTGCTCGCGTTGGCCGCGCTGGCCGTGGCGCTGGCCTTGCTAGTGGGGCACAACGAGTCCACGCTCACTTTGTTCTGGCCACCTTACCGGTTCGACGTTTCCTTCAATTTCGTGGTCTTCTGCCTGATCGTGGGCTTCGTGGTCCTGCACGCCGCGTTGCGCGCGCTGTCGCTCCTGCGCGACCTGCCCGCGCAAGCCCAGCGCTGGCGCAACCTGCAGATCGAACGCTCGGTGGTGGCCATGGTCATGGACGCGTTGTCGCTCCAATTGGCGGGCCGCTTCGTGCGCGCGCAGGCGTCGGCCCAGCAGGCCCTGGACCAGCTCAAGAGCGTGCCCTCGGGCCAATGGCCACGGCGCGACCAGCTCCAGCTGCTGGCCCATCTGCTGCTCGCCGAAAGCGCCCAGTCTCTGCAGAACCGCGAGCGGCGCGACGAGAACCTGCAGGCCGCCTTGAATCCCAGGCTCTCGAAATACGCTCCAGAAGCCCATGAAGGCGCTTTGCTGCGCGCGGTGCGCTGGTCGGTGGAAGACCGGGACGCGGACGCCGCGCGCGCGCGCCTGGCCGATTTGCCGCAGGGCGCGAGCCGGCGCATCCAGGCGCTGCGCTTGAAGTTGCGCATTGCCCGGATGGGGGGCGCCACGACCGAGGCCTTGGAAACCGCGCGTCTGTTGGCCAAGCACCGGGCCTTTTCGCCCGAAGCCTCGCGCAGCATCGTGCGCGGCCTCGCGCTCGATGCCTTGCGCGAAGCGCACGACCTGGCGCAGTTGGTGGGGGTCTGGAACGGCCTGGACGAGGCCGAACGCGCCATGCCCGATCTGTCGCTGGCCGCCGCACGCCGAGCCAACCAGTTGGCCGTGAACGAGTCCGAGCACGCACAAGCACACGCGCATGTGCGAGCCTGGCTGGAACCCCTGTGGGACGGGCTCACCCAGCTGGAGCCGGCGCAGCAGCGTTGGTTGGTGCTGGCGGCGGAGCCGGGTCTGGTCGAGATCGATGCCGCGGGACTCGCACGCCTGGAGCATCTGCAGCGCCAGGCACCGCAGAACGGATTTCTGCAATACCTCACCGGACAGGCCTGCATGCAGCGCCAGCTGTGGGGCAAGGCCTCGCAGATGTTGACCATGGCCAGCCACAGCCTGTCCGATCCCGCGCTGTTGCGCCGCACCTGGCGCGGGCTGGCGCTGCTGGCCGAGGAGCGCGAAGACCCGGCAGCGGCGCAGGCGGCCTGGAAGCGCGCCGCGCTGCTGGACTGA